In Vibrio marisflavi CECT 7928, the following are encoded in one genomic region:
- the cysK gene encoding cysteine synthase A — translation MSKIYEDNSLTIGNTPLVRLNRVSNGNVLAKVEARNPSFSVKCRIGANMIWEAEKQGILKEGIELVEPTSGNTGIALAFVAAARGYKLTLTMPESMSLERRKLLKALGANLELTEAAKGMKGAIEKAEEIVATNPNKYLLLQQFSNPANPQIHEKTTGPEIWEATDGEVDVFVAGVGTGGTITGVSRYIKGEKGKAMTSVAVEPAESPVITQALAGDDIQPAPHKIQGIGAGFIPANLDLELVDRVVTVSSEEAIEMAKRLMEEEGILAGISSGAAIVAANKISELPEFKDKTIVTVLPSSGERYLSSALFAGAFTEKETAQ, via the coding sequence ATGAGTAAGATATACGAAGATAACTCCTTAACGATTGGTAATACACCATTGGTTCGCTTAAACCGCGTAAGCAATGGCAACGTATTGGCAAAAGTAGAAGCACGTAACCCAAGCTTCAGTGTTAAATGTCGAATTGGCGCCAATATGATTTGGGAAGCTGAGAAACAAGGCATTCTAAAAGAAGGTATCGAACTGGTTGAACCAACAAGTGGCAATACAGGTATCGCTCTTGCTTTTGTAGCTGCAGCTCGTGGATATAAACTCACTCTTACTATGCCTGAGTCAATGAGCTTAGAAAGACGTAAGCTCCTTAAAGCTCTCGGCGCTAACCTTGAGCTCACCGAGGCAGCGAAAGGCATGAAAGGTGCGATTGAAAAAGCAGAAGAAATCGTGGCAACTAATCCAAACAAGTATCTTCTACTGCAACAATTTAGCAACCCAGCCAACCCGCAAATTCATGAAAAAACCACTGGCCCTGAAATTTGGGAAGCCACTGACGGTGAGGTAGATGTGTTTGTTGCTGGCGTAGGTACTGGCGGAACTATCACTGGTGTGAGTCGCTATATTAAAGGCGAAAAAGGTAAAGCGATGACTTCAGTTGCAGTGGAACCTGCAGAGTCTCCTGTGATTACGCAAGCTTTAGCTGGCGATGATATCCAACCTGCTCCACACAAAATTCAAGGCATCGGTGCGGGCTTTATTCCTGCAAACTTAGATCTAGAACTTGTTGATCGTGTGGTCACTGTTAGCTCAGAAGAAGCAATAGAAATGGCTAAAAGGCTGATGGAAGAAGAAGGCATCCTTGCGGGCATCTCGTCAGGCGCGGCTATTGTAGCAGCAAACAAAATTTCAGAACTACCTGAATTTAAAGACAAAACCATTGTCACTGTATTGCCAAGCTCTGGTGAGCGTTACTTAAGTTCAGCGCTATTTGCAGGCGCATTCACCGAAAAAGAAACTGCCCAATAA
- the miaB gene encoding tRNA (N6-isopentenyl adenosine(37)-C2)-methylthiotransferase MiaB: protein MSKKLLIKTWGCQMNEYDSSKMADLLNAANGYELTEEPEEADVLLLNTCSIREKAQEKVFHQLGRWKTLKDKKEGVVIGVGGCVATQEGDHIRERAPFVDVIFGPQTLHRLPEMIKQSQSDEAPVMDISFPEIEKFDCLPEPKADGVTAFVSIMEGCSKYCTYCVVPYTRGEEVSRPMDDVLYEVAQLAEQGVREVNLLGQNVNAYRGLTHDGEICSFAELLRLVASIDGIDRIRFTTSHPLEFTDDIIAVYEDTPELVSFLHLPVQSGSDRVLTMMKRPHTAIEYKSIIRKLRKARPDIQISSDFIVGFPGESDQDFQDTMRLIKDVDFDMSFSFIFSPRPGTPAADYPCDTPEQVKKERLYELQQTVNTQAMRYSRLMQGTEQRILVEGPSKKNLMELRGRTENNRVVNFEGPAELIGQFVDVNIVDVFPNSLRGELVRTEQEMDLRVVTSPSEMMGKTRRENELGVATFTP, encoded by the coding sequence ATGAGTAAAAAACTGCTAATTAAAACCTGGGGATGCCAGATGAACGAATACGATTCATCAAAAATGGCTGATCTGCTCAATGCGGCAAACGGCTATGAGCTAACGGAAGAGCCAGAAGAAGCAGACGTTTTATTACTGAACACCTGTTCTATTCGTGAAAAAGCGCAAGAAAAGGTGTTTCACCAACTTGGTCGTTGGAAAACACTGAAAGATAAAAAAGAAGGTGTTGTAATCGGTGTGGGTGGCTGTGTTGCTACACAAGAAGGTGATCACATCCGCGAACGAGCGCCATTTGTAGATGTTATCTTTGGCCCTCAAACGCTGCATCGCCTTCCAGAAATGATTAAACAGTCACAAAGCGATGAAGCGCCTGTGATGGACATTTCTTTCCCAGAGATCGAAAAATTTGATTGTCTACCAGAACCAAAGGCGGATGGCGTAACAGCTTTCGTTTCAATTATGGAAGGCTGTTCGAAGTACTGCACATACTGCGTTGTACCCTACACTCGTGGTGAAGAAGTTAGCCGCCCAATGGATGACGTGTTGTACGAAGTAGCACAATTGGCTGAGCAGGGCGTACGTGAAGTCAACCTACTAGGTCAAAACGTAAATGCGTATCGCGGCCTAACACATGATGGTGAGATTTGCTCTTTTGCAGAACTGCTAAGACTGGTTGCATCTATCGACGGTATCGATCGTATTCGCTTTACTACTAGCCACCCGCTTGAGTTTACTGACGACATTATCGCTGTCTACGAAGACACTCCAGAGCTAGTTAGCTTCTTGCATTTACCAGTTCAAAGTGGCTCTGATCGTGTTCTGACTATGATGAAACGTCCGCATACGGCGATTGAATACAAATCTATTATTCGTAAGCTACGCAAAGCTCGCCCTGATATTCAAATCAGTTCTGACTTCATTGTTGGCTTCCCTGGCGAATCAGATCAAGATTTCCAAGATACGATGAGGCTAATCAAAGACGTAGATTTTGATATGAGCTTCAGCTTCATCTTCTCTCCTCGTCCAGGAACTCCAGCCGCGGATTATCCGTGTGATACGCCTGAGCAAGTGAAGAAAGAACGTCTGTACGAACTACAGCAAACCGTCAACACACAAGCGATGCGTTATTCCCGCTTGATGCAAGGCACTGAGCAGAGAATTCTAGTTGAAGGGCCATCAAAGAAAAACTTGATGGAGCTTCGCGGTCGTACTGAAAATAACCGCGTAGTAAACTTTGAAGGACCAGCAGAACTCATTGGTCAATTTGTTGATGTTAACATCGTCGATGTATTCCCAAATTCTCTGCGTGGTGAACTAGTTAGAACAGAACAAGAAATGGATCTTCGCGTAGTAACATCACCGTCAGAAATGATGGGTAAAACACGACGCGAAAATGAGCTAGGAGTCGCTACCTTTACTCCGTAA
- a CDS encoding 2-octaprenyl-3-methyl-6-methoxy-1,4-benzoquinol hydroxylase translates to MQELEKFDVVIVGGGMVGAALAVGLAKQNKTVAVIEGFQPQPFNAEQAMDVRVSAISAASVSLLKQLGAWEFIGSTRVCPYRRLETWEHPECRTRFHSDELNLSELGFIVENRLIQLGLWQQFDQYEQLTCYCPEKLKTIALEEGLNRVELQSGKIIEAQWIVGADGANSMVRQIAGIGVTAWDYRQHCMLVNVETELEQQDITWQQFTPSGPRSFLPLCGNQGSLVWYDSPKRIRQLSTMNDEQLKEAILAEFPKELGDIKVLQHGSFPLTRRHAQQYSKQNCVLVGDAAHTINPLAGQGVNLGFKDVEALLKVTSDSESLSPDMLAEYEKLRRKDNLLMQTGMDVFYKGFSNNNVVLKPLRNLVLKIAENSGPIKHKVLKYALGL, encoded by the coding sequence GTGCAAGAGCTAGAGAAGTTTGATGTCGTCATTGTTGGTGGCGGTATGGTGGGAGCTGCGCTGGCAGTAGGCTTAGCCAAGCAGAACAAAACAGTTGCTGTTATAGAAGGCTTCCAACCACAGCCATTTAACGCTGAACAGGCGATGGACGTGCGTGTGTCAGCTATATCTGCAGCGTCTGTGTCGTTGCTAAAGCAACTAGGTGCATGGGAGTTTATAGGTAGTACTCGAGTTTGTCCTTATCGCCGACTAGAAACATGGGAGCATCCAGAGTGTAGGACGCGCTTTCATTCAGATGAACTGAATTTGTCCGAGTTAGGCTTCATTGTAGAAAACAGACTGATTCAGCTTGGTTTATGGCAACAGTTTGACCAGTATGAGCAACTAACGTGTTATTGCCCGGAGAAACTTAAAACTATCGCTCTTGAAGAAGGCTTAAATCGAGTTGAGCTGCAGTCTGGCAAAATTATTGAGGCTCAATGGATCGTGGGTGCTGATGGTGCTAATTCAATGGTGAGACAAATAGCGGGTATTGGTGTCACAGCTTGGGATTACCGTCAGCATTGCATGTTGGTTAATGTTGAGACCGAGCTCGAACAGCAAGACATCACATGGCAGCAATTTACACCTTCTGGCCCACGTTCGTTTTTGCCTTTGTGTGGCAATCAAGGCTCTCTTGTTTGGTACGACTCGCCAAAAAGAATTAGACAGTTAAGCACTATGAATGACGAACAGCTAAAAGAAGCCATTCTCGCGGAGTTTCCCAAAGAGCTGGGTGACATAAAAGTATTGCAACATGGCAGCTTTCCATTAACTCGACGTCACGCTCAGCAGTACTCAAAACAGAACTGTGTGTTAGTAGGAGATGCAGCTCATACCATCAACCCGTTGGCAGGGCAGGGTGTAAACCTTGGCTTTAAGGACGTTGAAGCTTTATTGAAGGTAACTAGTGACTCCGAGTCACTGAGTCCTGATATGCTAGCAGAGTATGAAAAGTTACGCCGAAAAGACAACTTGCTCATGCAGACCGGAATGGATGTATTTTACAAAGGTTTTAGCAACAACAATGTGGTCCTAAAGCCATTAAGGAACCTAGTGTTAAAAATTGCGGAAAACTCTGGGCCAATTAAACATAAAGTACTGAAATACGCTTTAGGTTTGTAG
- the zipA gene encoding cell division protein ZipA: MQELRLVLIIVGALAIGALLFHGLWSSKREGKSKFGSKPLGKLDMSTSPDQLDLEEDIAPATTAEVSRKKRKEPDFSAGDVISDPLFDDFSATQDKQQQAPIESQHPDPLLSTNDSTEEVSEKVAEEPELVEETIVAQPVDLEVETQFSMSSVIEPEETVVVEPEPAPTVIEESPEPQMEVLVLNVHCAGNEPFVGTKLFDSMQQNGLLYGEMDIFHRHSDLSGTGKVLFSVANIMQPGTLKHGDPAEFTTKGISFFMTLPCYGEPDQNFKLMLKTAQQIADDLGGNVLDDQRNLMTPDRLAAYRKQIQDFAAENIA, from the coding sequence ATGCAGGAATTGCGACTTGTACTCATTATCGTTGGCGCGTTAGCAATAGGTGCGCTTCTTTTCCACGGTCTTTGGTCGAGCAAACGGGAAGGTAAATCTAAGTTTGGTAGTAAACCTCTAGGAAAGCTCGATATGAGCACTTCTCCAGATCAGCTCGATCTAGAAGAGGATATTGCACCAGCCACAACGGCGGAAGTCAGTCGTAAGAAACGTAAGGAACCAGACTTCAGCGCTGGTGATGTTATCTCTGATCCATTGTTTGATGACTTTTCCGCTACACAGGACAAACAGCAGCAAGCTCCAATCGAAAGTCAGCATCCAGATCCGTTACTTTCTACGAATGATTCAACTGAAGAGGTATCAGAGAAAGTCGCTGAAGAGCCTGAACTTGTAGAAGAGACAATCGTTGCGCAACCAGTAGACTTAGAAGTTGAGACGCAATTTTCTATGTCATCGGTCATCGAGCCTGAAGAAACGGTAGTGGTTGAGCCAGAGCCAGCTCCAACTGTGATAGAAGAAAGCCCTGAGCCACAAATGGAAGTATTAGTACTAAATGTACATTGTGCGGGCAACGAACCTTTTGTTGGCACCAAGCTATTTGATAGTATGCAGCAAAATGGATTGTTATATGGTGAGATGGACATTTTCCATCGCCATTCGGATTTGTCCGGAACTGGCAAAGTGTTATTTAGTGTGGCTAATATTATGCAGCCAGGTACGCTAAAACACGGTGACCCAGCGGAGTTTACGACGAAAGGAATTTCGTTTTTTATGACTTTGCCATGCTATGGAGAGCCTGACCAAAACTTTAAGTTGATGCTTAAGACTGCACAGCAGATTGCTGACGATTTAGGCGGCAATGTGTTGGATGATCAAAGGAATCTGATGACGCCAGATAGATTGGCCGCTTACAGAAAGCAAATTCAAGATTTTGCAGCAGAAAATATAGCCTAA
- a CDS encoding PhoH family protein — MSNKIVTLEIALEPSDNRRLASLCGPFDDNIKHLERRLGVEINHRSNFFTIVGKPHTAAATLDIVKSLYVDTAPIRGNIPDIEPEQIHLAVKESGVLEQNSEANIEHGKEVFVKTKKGVIKPRTPNQAQYLVNMVTHDISFGIGPAGTGKTYLAVAAAVDALERQEIRRILLTRPAVEAGEKLGFLPGDLSQKVDPYLRPLYDALFEMLGFERVEKLIERNVIEVAPLAYMRGRTLNDAFIILDESQNTTVEQMKMFLTRIGFNSRAVITGDVTQIDLPRGAKSGLRHAVEVLNDVDEISFNFFQSDDVVRHPVVARIVNAYEKWEAQDQKERKEYEKRRREEREAKLLEAQASEATSTAKTKVE; from the coding sequence TTGAGCAATAAAATTGTGACTCTAGAGATCGCTCTAGAACCTTCCGATAACCGCAGACTAGCCAGTCTTTGCGGCCCTTTTGATGACAATATCAAACACTTAGAACGCCGATTAGGGGTAGAGATCAACCATAGAAGTAACTTCTTTACTATCGTTGGTAAACCTCATACTGCTGCTGCAACACTCGATATCGTTAAGTCTCTTTACGTTGATACCGCACCTATTCGTGGAAATATTCCTGATATCGAACCTGAGCAAATTCACTTAGCAGTGAAAGAATCTGGTGTTCTTGAACAGAATTCTGAAGCGAATATTGAACACGGTAAAGAAGTGTTCGTAAAGACCAAAAAAGGCGTCATTAAACCACGTACACCAAACCAAGCTCAGTACTTAGTGAACATGGTGACACATGATATTAGCTTTGGTATTGGCCCTGCTGGTACGGGCAAAACGTACCTTGCCGTTGCAGCCGCGGTAGATGCTCTTGAGCGCCAAGAAATTCGCCGAATTTTGCTGACTCGCCCTGCTGTCGAAGCAGGTGAAAAGCTAGGATTCTTGCCTGGCGATCTCAGCCAGAAGGTCGATCCTTATTTGCGCCCACTGTACGACGCTCTATTCGAAATGCTTGGCTTTGAACGTGTCGAGAAGTTAATCGAAAGAAACGTTATTGAAGTAGCACCGCTTGCATATATGCGCGGCCGAACTTTAAACGACGCATTTATTATTCTCGATGAAAGTCAGAACACGACTGTCGAGCAAATGAAAATGTTTTTGACACGAATTGGTTTCAACTCAAGAGCTGTCATTACTGGCGACGTAACGCAGATAGATTTACCTCGCGGAGCGAAATCGGGTCTACGACACGCCGTAGAGGTTCTAAATGATGTAGATGAAATCAGCTTCAACTTTTTCCAATCTGATGATGTTGTTCGCCACCCTGTTGTCGCTCGTATTGTTAACGCTTACGAGAAATGGGAAGCTCAAGATCAAAAAGAGCGCAAAGAGTATGAAAAACGTCGCCGTGAAGAACGCGAAGCAAAACTACTCGAAGCCCAAGCTTCAGAAGCTACGTCCACTGCAAAAACAAAGGTAGAATAG
- the ptsI gene encoding phosphoenolpyruvate-protein phosphotransferase PtsI, whose amino-acid sequence MISGILASPGIAFGKALLLQEDEIILNTETISDDQVETEVQRFYDARNKSSAQLETVKQKALETFGEEKEAIFEGHIMLLEDEELEEEILALIKNDKMYADNAIHTVIEEQASALESLDDEYLKERATDIRDIGTRFVKNALGINIVSLSDINEEVILVAYDLTPSETAQINLDYVLGFACDIGGRTSHTSIMARSLELPAIVGTNDITKQVKSGDMLVLDAINNKLIVNPSEAELEEAQKVRDTFLAEKEELAKLKDLPAETLDGHRVEVCGNIGTVKDCDGILRNGGEGVGLYRTEFLFMDRDALPTEEEQYQAYKDVAEAMHGEAVIIRTMDIGGDKDLPYMDLPKEMNPFLGWRAVRISLDRREILRDQLRGILRASAHGKLRIMFPMIISVEEIRELKKAIEEYKVELRAEGLAFDENIEIGVMVETPAAAAIAHHLAKEVAFFSIGTNDLTQYTLAVDRGNEMISHLYNPLSPAVLTVIKQVIDASHAEGKWTGMCGELAGDERATLLLLGMGLNEFSMSGISIPKVKKVIRNSNFAEVQAMAKEALSLPTAAEIEACVEKFIAEKTQ is encoded by the coding sequence ATGATTTCTGGTATCCTAGCATCTCCAGGTATTGCTTTTGGTAAAGCTTTACTGCTTCAAGAAGATGAAATTATCCTAAACACTGAAACTATTTCAGATGATCAAGTAGAGACTGAAGTTCAACGTTTCTACGACGCTCGCAACAAGTCTTCCGCTCAATTAGAAACTGTAAAACAGAAAGCGCTAGAAACGTTCGGCGAAGAAAAAGAAGCCATCTTCGAAGGTCACATCATGTTGCTTGAAGATGAAGAGCTAGAGGAAGAAATCCTAGCACTCATCAAAAATGACAAGATGTACGCTGACAACGCGATTCACACTGTTATCGAAGAGCAAGCATCTGCGCTTGAATCTCTAGATGACGAATACCTAAAAGAGCGCGCAACAGATATCCGTGATATCGGTACTCGATTTGTAAAAAATGCGCTAGGCATTAACATCGTCTCTCTAAGCGACATCAATGAAGAAGTTATCCTAGTTGCTTACGATTTAACGCCTTCTGAAACAGCTCAAATCAACCTTGATTACGTTCTAGGTTTTGCTTGTGATATCGGTGGTCGTACATCACATACATCTATCATGGCACGCTCCTTAGAGCTTCCTGCAATCGTTGGTACTAACGACATCACTAAACAAGTTAAAAGTGGTGACATGCTAGTACTAGATGCAATCAACAACAAATTGATTGTAAACCCTTCAGAAGCAGAGCTAGAAGAAGCACAAAAAGTTCGCGATACTTTCCTTGCTGAAAAAGAAGAGCTAGCAAAACTTAAAGACCTACCAGCTGAAACTCTAGACGGACACCGTGTAGAAGTTTGCGGTAACATCGGTACAGTAAAAGACTGTGACGGTATCCTACGCAACGGCGGTGAAGGTGTTGGTCTATATCGTACTGAATTCTTGTTCATGGACCGTGATGCGCTTCCTACTGAAGAAGAACAATACCAAGCATACAAAGACGTTGCAGAAGCTATGCACGGCGAAGCTGTTATTATCCGTACTATGGATATCGGCGGCGACAAAGATCTACCATACATGGATCTTCCAAAAGAGATGAACCCATTCCTTGGCTGGCGTGCAGTTCGTATTAGCTTAGATCGCAGAGAGATTCTACGTGACCAACTACGTGGTATCCTAAGAGCATCTGCGCACGGTAAGCTTCGCATCATGTTCCCTATGATCATCTCTGTTGAAGAAATTCGTGAGCTGAAAAAAGCAATTGAAGAATACAAAGTTGAGCTTCGTGCAGAAGGCCTAGCATTCGACGAAAACATCGAAATCGGTGTTATGGTTGAAACTCCCGCTGCAGCAGCGATTGCTCACCACCTAGCGAAAGAAGTAGCTTTCTTCTCTATCGGGACTAACGACTTAACGCAATATACTCTTGCTGTTGACCGTGGTAACGAAATGATTTCTCACCTATACAACCCACTATCACCAGCAGTACTTACTGTGATTAAGCAAGTAATCGATGCTTCTCACGCAGAAGGCAAATGGACAGGTATGTGTGGTGAGTTGGCTGGTGATGAGCGTGCTACTTTACTACTTCTAGGTATGGGCCTAAACGAGTTCTCTATGAGCGGAATTTCTATCCCTAAAGTTAAGAAAGTAATTCGTAACTCTAACTTTGCGGAAGTACAAGCAATGGCTAAAGAAGCCCTTTCACTGCCAACAGCAGCTGAAATTGAAGCTTGTGTAGAAAAATTTATCGCAGAGAAAACTCAATAA
- the cysZ gene encoding sulfate transporter CysZ: MTTYQKKRTGFGYFLYGLEIARQPGIRKFVLLPLLANILLVGGALYYMFSHLSVWIDHLLGQMPSYLSWLSYLLWPILAITILATFSYFFSTLANFIAAPFNGLLAEKVEEKLTGHRVNDDGLMSVVKDIPRVLAREWKKLLYVLPKAIGLFILLLIPALGQTLGPIFWFVFSSWMLAVQYCDYPYDNHKISFNQMKMDLKRKKGKAYGFGFLVAFFTSIPILNLFVVPVAICGATAMWVAEFKGE, from the coding sequence ATGACTACATATCAAAAAAAAAGAACCGGATTTGGGTATTTTTTATATGGGCTCGAAATTGCACGACAACCCGGTATTAGAAAGTTTGTTTTATTGCCTCTATTAGCCAATATATTATTGGTCGGTGGCGCTCTTTATTATATGTTCTCCCATCTAAGTGTATGGATTGATCACTTACTAGGCCAAATGCCTAGCTACCTATCATGGCTTAGCTACCTGCTATGGCCAATACTTGCAATAACCATCTTAGCCACCTTCTCGTACTTCTTTAGCACATTAGCTAATTTTATTGCAGCGCCCTTTAATGGTTTATTGGCGGAAAAAGTCGAAGAAAAGCTCACTGGACATCGCGTGAATGACGATGGCTTGATGTCAGTGGTAAAAGATATACCAAGAGTCTTAGCGCGAGAGTGGAAGAAGTTGCTCTACGTCCTTCCCAAAGCAATCGGACTGTTTATTTTGTTACTGATCCCTGCTTTAGGTCAGACGCTAGGCCCAATTTTTTGGTTTGTCTTTAGTTCTTGGATGCTGGCAGTCCAATACTGTGATTACCCTTATGACAATCACAAAATCTCATTTAACCAAATGAAAATGGATCTTAAACGTAAGAAAGGTAAGGCGTATGGCTTCGGATTTTTAGTTGCCTTCTTTACTTCTATTCCTATTCTCAACCTATTTGTTGTTCCTGTCGCAATTTGTGGTGCAACTGCTATGTGGGTTGCAGAATTTAAAGGAGAATAA
- the crr gene encoding PTS glucose transporter subunit IIA, protein MGLFDKLKKFVSDDSAEAGAIEIIAPLSGDIVNIEDVPDVVFAEKIVGDGIAIKPSGDKMVAPVNGTIGKIFETNHAFSIESDDGVELFVHFGIDTVELKGEGFKRIAEEGQTVKAGDTVIEFDLALLQEKAKSTLTPVVISNMDEIKELNKLSGAVTVGETPVLRVTK, encoded by the coding sequence ATGGGTCTGTTTGACAAACTAAAGAAGTTCGTATCTGACGACAGTGCCGAGGCTGGTGCTATTGAAATTATCGCACCTCTTTCTGGTGATATCGTAAACATCGAAGATGTGCCAGATGTGGTATTTGCAGAGAAGATCGTTGGTGACGGTATTGCTATCAAGCCAAGTGGCGACAAAATGGTTGCTCCAGTAAACGGCACTATCGGCAAAATCTTTGAAACTAACCACGCTTTCTCTATCGAGTCTGATGACGGTGTTGAGCTTTTCGTTCACTTCGGTATCGACACTGTCGAGCTAAAAGGCGAAGGTTTCAAGCGCATTGCTGAAGAAGGTCAAACTGTAAAAGCAGGCGACACTGTAATCGAATTCGACCTAGCTCTTCTTCAAGAAAAAGCAAAATCGACTCTAACTCCTGTTGTTATCTCAAACATGGATGAAATCAAAGAGTTGAACAAACTTTCTGGTGCTGTAACTGTAGGTGAAACTCCAGTTTTACGTGTAACTAAATAA
- a CDS encoding HPr family phosphocarrier protein: protein MYEKQVEITAENGLHTRPAAQFVKEAKSFDADITVTSNGKSASAKSLFKLQTLGLVKGTTVTISAEGPQAEQAVNHLVALMDELH from the coding sequence ATGTACGAGAAGCAAGTAGAAATCACTGCAGAAAATGGCCTTCACACTCGTCCAGCTGCACAGTTTGTTAAAGAAGCAAAATCTTTCGATGCAGACATCACTGTGACTTCTAATGGTAAAAGCGCTAGTGCGAAAAGCCTATTCAAGCTACAAACTCTAGGCTTGGTAAAAGGCACTACAGTGACTATTTCTGCTGAAGGCCCACAAGCTGAGCAAGCAGTTAATCACCTAGTAGCTCTAATGGATGAGCTTCACTAA